One window of the Rissa tridactyla isolate bRisTri1 chromosome 9, bRisTri1.patW.cur.20221130, whole genome shotgun sequence genome contains the following:
- the ITM2A gene encoding integral membrane protein 2A produces MVKIAFNSPFAQKDEPKKEGAEALVADKDPEVATHRGESSSGRCLLTLLGLAFILAGVVVGGACIYKYFMPKHKVYRGEMCYFENENRDRAVEPYFLPIAEEADIREDDNIAIIDVPVPKFSDSDPAAIVHDFDRLLTAYLDLQLGNCYVIPLNTSIVMPPRNLMDLFAKLATGSYLPQTYLVREEMVVTEEIDNVSDLGIFIYQLCVGKETFRLQRRDQITGLQKRSVENCHSIRHFENSFVVETKICQQ; encoded by the exons ATGGTGAAGATCGCCTTCAACTCCCCCTTCGCCCAGAAGGACGagcccaagaaggagggggccgAGGCGCTGGTGGCCGATAAG GATCCAGAAGTTGCCACACACAGAGGAGAAAGCTCATCTGGAAGATGTCTGTTGACTCTGCTGGGTCTAGCGTTCATCTTGGCAGGAGTTGTTGTTGGTGGAGCCTGTATCTACAAGTACTTCATGCCTAAG CATAAGGTGTACCGTGGTGAAATGTgttactttgaaaatgaaaatcgTGATCGTGCAGTAGAACCTTATTTCCTCCCTATTGCCGAAGAAGCTGACATTCGAGAAGATGATAACATAGCCATCATTGATGTGCCTGTTCCAAAGTTCTCGGACAGTGATCCAGCAGCGATCGTTCATGACTTTGATAGG cttttgaCGGCGTATCTTGACTTGCAACTGGGTAACTGCTATGTGATTCCACTGAACACATCCATAGTTATGCCACCAAGAAATTTGATGGATCTCTTCGCAAAACTGGCG ACTGGCTCTTACTTGCCTCAGACCTACCTAGTCCGTGAAGAAATGGTGGTTACAGAGGAGATAGATAATGTGTCTGATTTGGGCATCTTCATCTACCAACTCTGTGTTGGAAAAGAGACGTTCAGGCTTCAGCGCAGAGACCAGATAACGG GTCTGCAGAAACGTTCAGTGGAGAACTGTCATTCAATCAGACACTTTGAAAACTCTTTCGTTGTTGAAACAAAGATCTGTCAACAGTGA